A genome region from Arthrobacter sp. SLBN-100 includes the following:
- a CDS encoding O-antigen ligase family protein — MRRHADPRSSMLSIAASGPERDRTGWDAVDFLIIYFLILLVLPSNRAIEALGGAGAPAALFALVLLPWWGWYHLQRNARILADRIQPVRMAMFIFIGCVMASYAAGALRAATPTETNGLNLGLVRTAAFASVLFLASDGIPTKERLIGFLRWCCLLAGLYAALGILQFFTGQSFVADLAIPGLSVSDFGALQERGGFSRPSATARNPLEYAFVMSMLFPVSISLALHDRGRHVFLRWFPVAAIAFALMLSVSRSAIIGLAVAVAVLFPFWSPQIRCKAGIAALGLLVTVWAVVPGMMGTVLGLFGGEDASLKSRTENYDIVWTFWQMNPVFGRGLGTFLPEYRILDNQYLVSLIDTGSAGLAALIAVPVTAFAAALIARKRYTEELYVQLGPALAAGVAAGTTLTAFFDVLSFPQAAGCLFLMTGVCGAYWHLRDLPSASFPALPRLRSTSGWGNIRHWAPALTVLLLMAPFVVAASQSKGVYWARQDVVFLPPPGAAAGNPLRSDSQDIVQFAAVIERRAIAKGSEPQLKTNGASLYSTGIREGYSVYLPNGGTQWQPSFGRAVVTVEAVAEDPATVEKMVAELTGKVAAAAVQEQDSLGVAGTARITTEGSPSAITVSYHASRPTAAAVVLVLLAFGLCTGAAAVAGRVPRYPVRRRQQTMGGAEEISLGQSRRPR; from the coding sequence ATGCGCAGACACGCTGACCCGCGGAGCTCCATGCTCTCCATAGCCGCCAGCGGTCCCGAACGGGACCGTACGGGATGGGACGCCGTCGATTTCCTGATCATTTATTTCCTGATACTCCTGGTGCTGCCCTCCAACCGGGCCATTGAGGCGCTGGGCGGGGCGGGAGCACCCGCAGCACTGTTTGCCTTAGTGCTTCTTCCGTGGTGGGGCTGGTACCACTTGCAGCGGAATGCCCGTATCCTCGCGGACCGCATCCAGCCTGTTCGGATGGCGATGTTCATCTTCATAGGATGTGTCATGGCGAGTTATGCGGCAGGCGCCCTTCGGGCAGCGACGCCCACCGAGACGAATGGACTGAACCTCGGACTGGTCCGGACCGCCGCATTCGCGAGTGTCCTGTTTTTGGCCAGTGACGGAATTCCCACCAAGGAGCGGTTGATCGGCTTCCTGCGCTGGTGCTGCCTCCTCGCCGGCTTGTATGCGGCACTTGGAATCCTGCAATTTTTCACAGGCCAGTCATTTGTTGCAGACCTGGCCATTCCCGGCCTGTCGGTCAGTGATTTCGGGGCCCTTCAGGAACGCGGCGGTTTCAGCCGGCCTTCCGCCACTGCTCGGAATCCACTGGAGTACGCCTTCGTGATGTCCATGCTCTTCCCTGTCTCCATCAGCCTTGCACTGCATGACCGCGGTAGGCATGTCTTCCTGCGGTGGTTCCCCGTCGCCGCCATTGCCTTTGCCCTCATGCTCTCCGTATCCCGTTCGGCAATCATCGGCCTGGCGGTGGCGGTGGCGGTACTCTTTCCGTTCTGGTCCCCGCAGATCCGCTGCAAGGCGGGTATTGCCGCGCTGGGCCTGCTTGTCACGGTGTGGGCCGTGGTACCAGGAATGATGGGAACAGTGCTGGGCCTCTTCGGCGGGGAGGACGCCAGCCTGAAATCCAGAACCGAGAACTACGACATCGTGTGGACTTTCTGGCAGATGAACCCCGTCTTTGGCAGGGGCCTGGGTACGTTCCTGCCCGAGTACCGGATTCTTGACAACCAATACCTCGTCAGCCTGATAGATACCGGTAGCGCGGGCCTGGCTGCCTTAATCGCTGTTCCCGTCACGGCCTTCGCGGCTGCCCTCATCGCCCGAAAGCGCTACACCGAAGAGCTGTATGTTCAACTCGGTCCAGCGCTGGCGGCCGGAGTCGCAGCCGGAACAACGCTGACTGCTTTCTTCGATGTCTTGTCGTTTCCGCAGGCGGCGGGCTGTCTCTTCCTCATGACGGGCGTGTGTGGCGCTTACTGGCACCTGCGGGACCTGCCGTCAGCGTCTTTTCCGGCTCTCCCGCGCCTGCGGTCCACAAGCGGATGGGGAAACATCAGGCACTGGGCACCTGCCCTGACCGTATTGCTGCTGATGGCGCCCTTCGTCGTTGCTGCCAGCCAAAGCAAAGGAGTCTATTGGGCCCGGCAGGATGTGGTTTTCCTGCCACCTCCGGGGGCAGCGGCAGGAAACCCCCTTCGCTCGGATTCGCAGGACATCGTCCAGTTCGCCGCAGTGATCGAACGCCGGGCCATTGCCAAGGGCAGCGAGCCGCAGCTCAAGACAAACGGCGCAAGCCTCTACTCAACCGGGATCCGGGAAGGCTACTCCGTGTACCTTCCCAACGGCGGGACTCAGTGGCAGCCTTCGTTCGGCAGGGCCGTGGTCACCGTTGAAGCCGTGGCGGAAGACCCTGCCACAGTGGAAAAAATGGTGGCAGAACTGACCGGAAAAGTCGCGGCAGCGGCGGTTCAGGAACAGGACTCCTTGGGGGTGGCCGGGACTGCGCGCATCACCACTGAAGGCTCACCCTCGGCAATAACCGTAAGTTACCACGCCTCCAGGCCCACGGCGGCGGCGGTGGTGCTGGTCCTGCTCGCCTTTGGTCTTTGTACGGGCGCTGCTGCCGTGGCCGGCAGAGTACCCCGATATCCCGTCCGGCGCAGGCAGCAAACAATGGGTGGCGCAGAGGAAATATCACTGGGCCAATCGCGTAGACCGCGCTGA
- a CDS encoding glycosyltransferase: MNHTTDHVILTRFNVPTAGIEGRVRAREGWLRERMALFEAFCLPSVQSQTSTDFHWIIYLDPESPVWLKSRLAELNTGGLFTPVYRSQISDSERISDIRAVTGAKGQRLISSNLDNDDALATDFVERLQKIPTGSSRTAVYFVNGLILSGDALYANRDSTNAFCSVRETWDSPVTCWADWHTRLGKSMPVLEIDGPAGWLQVVHGTNVSNRVHGTRIAASAAPKAFGQLLSGVKDPSGLELLYELALARPGRWSRDRLRSLAKAAVLGTFGKSGLDRLKDSVNARFRSLSSR, translated from the coding sequence ATGAACCACACAACTGACCATGTGATCCTGACCAGGTTCAATGTGCCCACGGCCGGCATAGAAGGCCGGGTCCGCGCCAGGGAGGGCTGGCTCCGTGAACGGATGGCGTTGTTCGAGGCTTTCTGCCTGCCATCCGTCCAATCCCAGACCAGTACCGATTTCCATTGGATTATCTACCTCGATCCGGAAAGCCCGGTATGGCTCAAGTCCAGACTCGCGGAACTCAACACCGGCGGGCTTTTCACCCCTGTCTACCGGTCGCAGATTTCTGATTCCGAACGGATTTCCGACATCAGGGCTGTCACCGGCGCCAAGGGGCAACGGCTCATAAGTAGTAATTTGGACAACGATGACGCACTCGCAACGGACTTCGTAGAACGGCTCCAGAAGATCCCAACAGGGTCATCCCGGACGGCCGTGTACTTCGTCAACGGCCTGATTCTCAGCGGGGACGCCCTGTACGCGAACAGGGACAGCACCAATGCGTTCTGTTCGGTTCGGGAAACCTGGGACTCGCCCGTGACCTGCTGGGCAGATTGGCACACCCGGCTCGGAAAGTCTATGCCCGTGCTGGAAATCGATGGCCCTGCGGGCTGGCTTCAGGTGGTCCACGGAACCAACGTGAGCAACCGCGTCCATGGGACCCGGATTGCCGCCAGCGCGGCGCCGAAGGCTTTTGGACAGCTGTTGTCCGGGGTTAAGGACCCTTCCGGGCTGGAGTTGCTGTATGAGTTGGCTCTCGCCCGGCCTGGCAGGTGGAGCCGGGACAGGTTGCGGTCCCTGGCAAAGGCAGCAGTTCTCGGGACCTTCGGAAAATCGGGATTGGACCGGCTGAAGGATTCCGTCAATGCCCGGTTCCGTTCCCTGTCCAGCCGCTGA